Within the Hippoglossus stenolepis isolate QCI-W04-F060 chromosome 2, HSTE1.2, whole genome shotgun sequence genome, the region ATATTCttgcagacagagcagagggcCAGACCCATAGAGACGAATGGGCAGACGCATTGGAGACAGAACAATCACAAATCGCTTggaggcaggaagaggaggagggaattAAAGTTCACGTCCCTCCAACATCTGCAataaacaaaaagctaaataaaagcAGATGCAGCTTGTTAACAaggcactggtgtgtgtgtgtgtgtgtgtgtgtgtgtgtgtgtttgtgccttaCTTGTGTTTGTTATGTCTTTGGGACCTTTTTCAGCCACAAACagtgaccttgtcaggaccagtagactTCATCTTGGTaaggctgtccacaatgaattgAAGTCAATATAGTCTCCTAACAAGGACAGCCGtgcaaacttgtgtgtgtgtttggacgtTGTTTATCCATCGAGCTCCTTTTGTTTGNNNNNNNNNNNNNNNNNNNNNNNNNNNNNNNNNNNNNNNNNNNNNNNNNNNNNNNNNNNNNNNNNNNNNNNNNNNNNNNNNNNNNNNNNNNNNNNNNNNNaggtgaaaggatctattggcagaaattgaatataaaataatcctagtgatgttttcactagtgtgtttcatctaaattgtacgaatcATTGTTTTATCTACCCTAGAATGgaacctttatatttaaatactttatatttacattggaagcgggtcctctctacagaggccgccatgttttttacagtagcccaaactggaccAACTAAACACtattgagtttttatgacaaatgaaggttaccacaggttctatGTCATGTTTATaaggggagggtggggtgaggggtattcagctgcaacatgcaacgtcatcactagatgtcactaaatactacacactgaacctttaagagtATGGCCAAGtctgaatcagaatcagataaaaagggtttttttgTGACGTGCATGCTCTATGGCTAAGTGTGTACAATTGCTCACAAATCACTATACAGAAAGAGTTAACACCTTACCTGAGAACCTACTAAGCACTATAAGTAACCAGGTCAATACACTCAGTGTTTTTTATGGTACATGACGAGGCTCTACATCGCAGAGCTCTACAAGCCCCTGAACCTTGAgaacatatttataaatgttataGATAAAAGAAATTAGAATATCAAATCTAATTTCACCAGCAGTGTTTTCATCCAGGCAGGTGTAAAGCAGGACTAAAGGCACTAATATCAACCGTCTCCTATACGACCTACCAAAATATGATTCAACTCTATGCAATAGTGTACCATCATCCTTTAGAAATAAGCGTCTTGTAATGGAAATTTAACTTCTTAGTTTATGCTTAGAACAGACATTTCCATAGGGCACAGCTCGACATAAACTTTATGGTGCATCCACTTTCTAGCATGTTAGCCCATTGTCTATTCATGCCTTGCAGAAGTTGATCCTGAGGTCATCTGAATTCTAGTGACCTTTGCTTTAGTCTGTGCTTGGACTGTGCTTGTCCTTTTTTTGAAGAACTCGGCTGACTGACACAACACCCTAACCATACATGATACTATTTCCTCTCTAACACTATTAGGATGGACCTTTACAGACTATATGTTCCAGTCACAGAACAAAACATTCACCCCCTGTGTATTTTTGGGTCAGGAGGTAACCCACACACTTCACTTTTCATCTCACTTGCAACCTCCAACTTGCCtgtgtgatcctttctgcagaaagcttacaaagacaacttgtctcTGCAACTTGACCAATTTCCACCACAGtctaataatacattttttatttcttaaaattaatttaatacattttaatctttaattaatATCTTTCAGGTCCCGTCCTGTCTTCAACGTCATCGCacatctctcttttcttcctgagGAAATAAGCACTGAGAAGATTAACTGTGTGgacaaaacagatgaaaagtTACCCATGGGAACCTTAAAAGTCTGCTTTGAAATGGTAGAAAGCACAAAGAGCAAAGCCGGTAAGGACCGGAGCCAATGAACTGATTTATTAAGAGCTGCTAATAGTGCACACCCTATCACTGAGGTACTTTAATCTTGCTGTGTGTCCTTATAGACGTGATGAGCTCAGGACTGAACATCTCATACATGCTTAATGTGGATCCAGTGAGACAAACCTACCGAGGTTTCTTTGGAAATGACAAGACAGCCAGGAGTCTTACTTCCACCTGCAACCTGACGGCTAATGAAACTTGCTTCGAGCTCCCTGTCAACATGCCTGTATGGAGACCAATTCATTCACACTCATACTCTACACATATGTTTTAGAGCACCTACCacctatatataaatatcatccATGTCGCTACACTGTACATTGCTTCCATAACCAacaccagtggttctcaaattgGGATCAGAGGACCCTGGGGGGTTGATGGAAATTCGCTCATTACAATGATCATGATATATGGGTATTCTGTGTTGACAATCATTTTAATACATGTTGAACGTCTTTCtaagaaatgtttttagttctcacaaaata harbors:
- the LOC124851223 gene encoding integrin alpha-M-like; amino-acid sequence: MGTLKVCFEMVESTKSKADVMSSGLNISYMLNVDPVRQTYRGFFGNDKTARSLTSTCNLTANETCFELPVNMPKCLKDTFSPISIKFNFSQVDSESASAALNVDSRRSDTVEVPFEK